One region of Fusobacterium periodonticum 1_1_41FAA genomic DNA includes:
- a CDS encoding VWA domain-containing protein produces the protein MDYKEDIKRWRLILGKDTQDTFSSMNSEAISSLSEEDWLMDRALDAIYNPSGKFMGEAALGAGRGPSNPQISKWLGDVRDLFDKELVKIIQTDAMDRCGLKQLIFEPEILEQVEPDISLASTIMLLKDQIPKHSKESVRAFIKKIVEEINKLLESDIKRAVRAALNKRQHSPIPSASALDFKRTIQRGIKNYNKELKKIIPEHYYFFERASTNPSSKFTVILDIDQSGSMGESVIYSSVMACILASMAALKTRIVAFDTNIVDLTEKSDDPVDLLYGFQLGGGTDINKSIAYCMNYIENPKKTIFFLISDLMEGGNRGGMLRHLQEMKDSGVIVVCLLAISGDGQPYYDSQMAGKISSMGIPCFACNPEKLPLLLERVLKGLDLNSFQEEFKKK, from the coding sequence ATGGACTATAAAGAAGATATAAAACGTTGGAGATTAATATTAGGAAAAGATACTCAAGATACTTTCTCCTCTATGAACTCTGAAGCTATTTCTTCTCTTAGCGAAGAAGATTGGCTTATGGATAGAGCTTTAGATGCCATTTATAACCCTTCAGGAAAATTTATGGGTGAGGCTGCCTTAGGTGCTGGAAGAGGACCTTCTAACCCTCAAATAAGTAAATGGCTTGGAGATGTTAGAGATTTATTTGATAAAGAATTAGTTAAAATTATTCAAACTGATGCTATGGATAGATGTGGTTTAAAGCAATTAATTTTTGAGCCTGAAATATTGGAGCAAGTTGAGCCTGATATAAGTCTTGCATCTACAATTATGCTTTTAAAAGATCAAATTCCTAAACATAGTAAAGAAAGTGTAAGAGCATTCATTAAAAAAATTGTAGAAGAAATCAATAAATTATTGGAAAGTGATATAAAAAGAGCTGTTAGAGCTGCACTTAATAAGAGACAACATTCTCCTATTCCTTCAGCCTCAGCACTAGACTTTAAAAGGACTATCCAACGAGGAATAAAAAATTATAATAAAGAATTGAAAAAAATTATTCCTGAACATTACTATTTCTTTGAAAGAGCTAGTACTAATCCTTCAAGTAAATTTACAGTTATTTTAGATATAGACCAAAGTGGTTCTATGGGAGAATCTGTTATATATTCTTCAGTAATGGCTTGTATCTTAGCAAGTATGGCTGCACTAAAGACTCGTATTGTTGCTTTTGATACTAATATTGTGGATTTAACAGAAAAATCTGATGATCCTGTTGATTTATTATATGGTTTCCAATTAGGTGGTGGTACTGATATCAATAAATCTATCGCCTATTGTATGAACTATATTGAAAATCCTAAAAAGACTATATTTTTCTTAATTTCTGACCTTATGGAAGGTGGAAATCGTGGAGGAATGTTAAGACATTTACAAGAAATGAAAGATTCAGGCGTAATAGTTGTTTGTCTTCTTGCAATTTCAGGTGATGGACAACCTTACTATGATTCACAAATGGCGGGAAAAATTTCTTCAATGGGTATTCCTTGTTTTGCATGTAATCCTGAAAAATTACCTCTTTTACTTGAAAGAGTCTTAAAAGGATTAGATTTAAATTCTTTCCAAGAAGAATTTAAGAAAAAATAA
- a CDS encoding DUF5682 family protein gives MKKQNENKPHIFGVRHFSPAGAYYVRKYLDEVQPKVVLIEAPSDFTNLIDKITAKEVVPPIAIMAYTLEAPIQTIIYPFAEFSPEYQAILWAKENKVECRFCDLPSSVFLAIQNKGENPSEESLNSYIHRKIDEFSEDSDSEVFWERVMEQAANHQAYRSGARDYGTNLRELTLANTKSDAENIIREAYMCKQVAELCEEGFKINEIAMVVGAFHIEGIEKGNFLSDEEFNLLKKVETKKTLMPYSYYKLSTYSNYGAGNKAPGYYELLWKGLNKEDIYYAVYGYLSRLADFQRTSGNMVSSAQIIEAVQLAISLANIHNSKIPTLKDMQDAAITCMAQGSHSEIILAMANTEVGKKIGKIPQDSIQTSIQSDFYSILKELKLEKYQTLTATELRLDLRENIRVKSEKLAFLDLERSYFFHRLRVLKISFVSFLDKVQDNKTWAEDWVLQWTPEAEIEIVEAILKGDTIEFATAFELNQRIENSSSISMIAEIVKDAFYCGLPKSLEQAFQALQSCMADDIPINEIAKTSTTLSIMLRYGDIRKLDRDVLIPILEQLFLRACLILPTEAFCDANAAIELAEAIIALHNVVENHDFLDRERWYALLTEVAKRDNLNTKISGLAMAILLETGKISNDELGLEVERRLSKAIPADLGASWFEGLSMKNHYTLIARLGLWEKLQDYISALDEDEFKRALVFLRRAFADFSSNEKHDIAENMAEIWGLNKIAVSEAMNKDLKEEEVEIISSLDDFDFDDI, from the coding sequence ATGAAAAAACAAAATGAGAATAAACCTCATATTTTTGGAGTTAGGCATTTTTCACCAGCAGGAGCATATTATGTAAGAAAATACCTAGATGAAGTGCAACCCAAAGTTGTTTTAATAGAAGCACCTTCTGATTTTACTAATTTAATAGATAAAATCACAGCTAAAGAAGTTGTTCCTCCCATTGCTATAATGGCCTATACTTTGGAAGCACCTATACAGACTATTATATATCCTTTTGCAGAATTCTCACCTGAATATCAAGCTATTCTATGGGCAAAGGAAAATAAGGTTGAATGTAGATTTTGTGATTTACCTTCATCTGTTTTCTTAGCTATACAGAATAAAGGAGAAAATCCTTCTGAAGAAAGTTTAAATAGCTATATTCATAGAAAGATTGATGAGTTTTCAGAAGATAGTGATAGTGAAGTTTTTTGGGAAAGAGTTATGGAGCAAGCAGCCAATCATCAGGCATATCGTAGTGGAGCTAGAGACTATGGAACAAATCTAAGAGAACTTACTTTAGCAAATACTAAATCAGATGCTGAAAATATTATAAGAGAAGCCTATATGTGTAAGCAAGTTGCTGAACTATGTGAAGAAGGCTTTAAGATAAATGAAATAGCTATGGTTGTTGGAGCTTTCCATATAGAAGGGATAGAAAAAGGCAATTTCCTAAGTGATGAAGAATTTAATCTATTAAAAAAAGTAGAAACAAAAAAGACTTTAATGCCTTATTCTTACTATAAGTTATCAACTTATTCTAACTATGGAGCTGGAAATAAAGCACCTGGCTATTATGAACTACTATGGAAGGGCTTAAATAAGGAAGATATATATTATGCAGTTTATGGATATTTAAGTAGATTAGCTGACTTTCAAAGAACAAGTGGAAATATGGTATCATCAGCACAAATTATTGAGGCAGTACAGCTTGCAATTTCTTTAGCTAATATACATAATAGTAAAATTCCTACTCTTAAAGATATGCAAGATGCTGCTATAACTTGTATGGCACAGGGTAGCCACTCAGAAATAATCTTAGCTATGGCAAATACAGAAGTTGGAAAGAAGATTGGAAAAATACCACAAGACTCTATACAAACTTCTATACAATCTGATTTCTATTCTATATTAAAAGAATTGAAACTTGAAAAATATCAAACATTGACTGCTACAGAATTGAGATTAGATTTAAGAGAAAATATAAGAGTAAAATCTGAAAAACTTGCTTTCTTAGACTTAGAACGTTCTTATTTTTTCCATAGATTAAGAGTTCTTAAAATTTCTTTTGTTAGCTTTCTTGATAAGGTACAAGATAATAAAACTTGGGCAGAGGATTGGGTTTTACAATGGACTCCTGAAGCAGAGATAGAAATAGTAGAAGCTATTTTAAAAGGAGACACTATTGAATTTGCAACTGCTTTTGAATTAAATCAAAGAATAGAAAATTCAAGTTCTATATCTATGATTGCAGAAATTGTAAAAGATGCTTTCTATTGTGGACTGCCTAAGAGTTTAGAACAAGCCTTTCAAGCTTTACAAAGTTGTATGGCTGATGATATTCCTATCAATGAAATTGCTAAAACTTCAACTACTCTTTCTATAATGTTACGTTATGGAGATATTAGAAAATTAGATAGAGATGTACTTATTCCAATACTTGAGCAACTATTTTTAAGAGCTTGTTTAATCTTACCTACTGAGGCATTCTGTGATGCTAATGCAGCTATTGAACTTGCTGAAGCTATAATAGCCTTACATAATGTAGTTGAAAATCATGACTTTTTAGATAGAGAAAGATGGTATGCACTTCTTACTGAAGTTGCAAAAAGAGATAATTTAAATACTAAAATATCAGGACTTGCTATGGCAATCTTGCTTGAAACTGGAAAAATTTCTAATGATGAACTTGGTTTAGAAGTTGAAAGAAGATTATCAAAAGCTATACCTGCCGATTTAGGAGCAAGTTGGTTTGAAGGACTATCAATGAAAAATCACTATACTCTAATTGCAAGACTTGGGCTTTGGGAAAAGCTTCAAGACTATATATCAGCCTTAGATGAAGATGAGTTTAAGAGAGCCTTAGTATTTTTAAGAAGAGCCTTTGCTGATTTTTCTTCTAATGAAAAACATGATATAGCTGAAAATATGGCTGAAATATGGGGCTTAAATAAGATTGCTGTTAGTGAAGCTATGAATAAAGATTTAAAAGAAGAAGAAGTCGAAATAATTTCAAGCCTTGATGACTTTGATTTTGATGATATTTAG